A single region of the Nicotiana sylvestris chromosome 6, ASM39365v2, whole genome shotgun sequence genome encodes:
- the LOC104240442 gene encoding protochlorophyllide reductase, chloroplastic-like, producing MALQAAALLPSAFSIPKEGKASATLKDSSLFGISLSDHIKSDFGSSSFKIKSQRRLSHGAIRAETMVATPGVTNATVSGKKTLRKGCVVVTGASSGLGLATAKALAETGKWHVIMACRDFLKTERAAKSAGMPKENYTIMHLDLASLHSVRQFVDNFRRSGRPLDVLVCNAAVYQPTAKEPSFTADGFELSVGTNHLGHFLLSRLLLDDLKQSDYPSKRLIIVGSITGNTNTLAGNVPPKANLGDLRGLARGLDGLNSSAMIDGGDFDGAKAYKDSKVCNMLTMQEFHRRYHEETGITFASLYPGCIATTGLFREHIPLFRLLFPPFQKYITKGFVSETESGKRLAQVVSDPSLTKSGVYWSWNKNSSSFENQLSQEASDAEKARKVWEVSEKLVGLVDFSD from the exons ATGGCTCTTCAGGCAGCTGCACTACTTCCTTCTGCTTTCTCTATTCCCAAGGAG GGCAAAGCAAGTGCAACTTTGAAGGATTCTAGTCTCTTTGGAATTTCCCTCTCGGACCATATTAAATCTGATTTTGGCTCCTCTTCATTTAAAATCAAG AGCCAAAGAAGGTTGTCCCATGGAGCTATTAGAGCCGAGACAATGGTTGCAACTCCAGGTGTTACCAATGCCACAGTGTCAGGAAAGAAAACTTTAAGAAAAGGGTGTGTAGTAGTTACTGGAGCCTCTTCAGGATTAGGCCTAGCCACAGCAAAAGCACTAGCTGAGACAGGAAAATGGCATGTGATTATGGCATGTAGAGACTTTCTAAAAACTGAAAGAGCAGCAAAATCTGCAGGCATGCCTAAGGAGAACTACACCATAATGCATTTAGACCTTGCGTCGCTCCACAGTGTTCGCCAGTTTGTCGATAACTTCCGGAGATCAGGCCGCCCTCTTGATGTATTGGTTTGCAATGCAGCAGTTTATCAGCCAACTGCTAAAGAGCCTTCTTTCACTGCTGATGGATTTGAGCTTAGTGTTGGGACTAACCACCTTGGTCATTTCCTTCTTTCAAGATTGTTGCTTGATGATTTGAAGCAGTCTGATTACCCTTCAAAGAGACTCATCATTGTTGGTTCAATTACAG GAAACACAAATACTTTGGCTGGAAATGTGCCTCCAAAAGCAAACCTTGGGGACTTGAGGGGGTTGGCAAGGGGACTGGACGGGCTGAACAGCTCAGCCATGATCGATGGTGGAGACTTTGATGGTGCTAAAGCATACAAAGACAGCAAAGTTTGCAATATGCTCACTATGCAGGAATTCCACAGGCGATACCACGAGGAGACTGGCATTACATTTGCCTCTTTATACCCTGGCTGCATAGCAACAACAGGGCTTTTCAGAGAGCATATCCCATTGTTTAGACTCCTTTTCCCTCCATTCCAGAAGTACATTACCAAGGGATTCGTCTCTGAGACAGAATCTGGAAAGAGACTCGCACAG GTCGTAAGTGATCCAAGCCTTACAAAATCAGGTGTCTATTGGAGCTGGAACAagaattcttcttcttttgaaaatCAGCTGTCACAAGAAGCCAGTGATGCAGAGAAAGCGCGTAAAGTGTGGGAAGTCAGTGAGAAACTCGTCGGTTTGGTAGATTTTTCGGACTGA